One genomic region from Rattus norvegicus strain BN/NHsdMcwi chromosome 10, GRCr8, whole genome shotgun sequence encodes:
- the Nagpa gene encoding N-acetylglucosamine-1-phosphodiester alpha-N-acetylglucosaminidase translates to MAAPRGPGLFFKPALLGLLGVAWCSLGFGVSRDDDLLLPYPLARRRPSRDCARVHAGSPEQESWPPPPTNPGASHRAAVRTFVSHFEGRAVAGHLTRVADPLRTFSVLEPGGPGGCAQRRRATVEDTAVPAGCRVAQNGGFFRMGTGECLGNVVSDGRLVSSSGGLQNAQFGIRRDGTLVTGYLSEEDVLDTVNPFVQLLSGVVWLIRNGSIYINESQITECDETQETGSFSKFVNVMSARTAVGHDRKGQLILFHADGQTEQRGLNLWEMAEFLLKQDVVNAINLDGGGSATFVLNGTLASYPSDHCQDNMWRCPRRVSTVVCVHEPRCQPPNCSGHGTCVDGRCECTSHFWHGEACSELNCGPSNCSQHGLCTETGCRCDAGWTGSNCSEECPLGWYGPGCQRPCQCEHQRPCDPQTGNCSISQVKQCLQSTEAPPRAGGLASFTGTTWLALTLILIFLLLISTAVNVSLLLGSRAERNRHLDGDYVYHPLQEVNGDALAAEKEQTEETCNPFKD, encoded by the exons ATGGCGGCGCCCAGGGGGCCGGGGCTGTTCTTCAAACCCGCGCTGCTCGGTTTGCTTGGGGTGGCGTGGTGCAGCTTAGGCTTCGG GGTTTCCCGAGACGATGACCTGCTGCTGCCTTACCCACTCGCGCGCAGACGTCCCTCGCGGGACTGCGCCCGGGTGCACGCAGGCAGCCCagaacaggagagctggcctCCGCCACCCACGAACCCCGGCGCCAGCCACCGCGCGGCCGTGCGCACCTTTGTGTCGCACTTCGAGGGACGCGCGGTGGCCGGCCACCTGACGCGGGTGGCTGACCCCCTACGCACTTTCTCGGTGCTGGAGCCGGGAGGACCCGGAGGCTGCGCGCAGAGGCGTCGCGCTACTGTGGAGGACACAGCCGTCCCGGCCGGTTGCCGCGTCGCTCAGAACGGTGGCTTCTTCCGCATGGGGACTGGCGAGTGCTTGGGGAATGTGGTGAGCGACGGGCGGCTGGTGAGCAGCTCTGGGGGACTGCAGAACGCTCAGTTCGGTATCCGACGCGACGGGACCTTAGTCACCGG GTACCTGTCTGAGGAGGACGTCCTGGACACGGTGAACCCATTCGTGCAGCTACTGAGCGGAGTGGTATGGCTCATCCGTAATGGAAGCATCTACATCAACGAGAGCCAAATCACCGAGTGCGATGAGACGCAGGAGACAG GTTCTTTCAGCAAATTTGTGAACGTGATGTCAGCCAGGACAGCCGTGGGTCATGACCGTAAGGGGCAGCTTATACTCTTCCACGCGGACGGACAGACGGAGCAGCGTgg CCTCAACCTGTGGGAGATGGCAGAGTTCCTGCTGAAACAAGACGTGGTCAATGCCATCAACCTGGATGGAGGCGGTTCTGCCACCTTTGTGCTCAATGGGACCCTAGCCAGTTACCCCTCAGATCACTG CCAGGACAACATGTGGCGCTGTCCCCGCCGTGTTTCcactgtggtatgtgtgcatgaacCCCGCTGCCAGCCACCCAACTGCAGCGGCCATGGGACCTGTGTGGATGGCCGTTGTGAATGCACCAGCCACTTCTGGCACGGTGAAGCCTGCAGTGAGCTGAACTGCGGCCCCTCCAACTGCAGCCAGCATGGGCTCTGCACAGAGA CTGGCTGCAGGTGTGATGCTGGGTGGACAGGATCCAACTGCAGTGAAG AGTGTCCTCTGGGCTGGTATGGGCCAGGTTGCCAGAGGCCTTGCCAGTGCGAGCACCAGCGTCCCTGTGACCCCCAGACTGGCAACTGCAGCATCTCCCAAG TGAAGCAGTGTCTCCAGTCAACTGAGGCCCCACCGAGGGCAGGAGGGCTGGCCTCTTTCACCGG GACCACGTGGCTGGCACTTACCCTCATCCTAATTTTCCTGCTGCTGATCAGCACGGCCGTCAACGTGTCCTTGCTCCTGGGCTCCAGGGCAGAGAGGAACCGGCACCTCGACGGGGACTACGTGTACCACCCACTGCAGGAGGTGAACGGGGACGCGCTGGCTGCAGAGAAGGAGCAAACAGAGGAAACTTGCAACCCCTTCAAGGACTGA
- the Nagpa gene encoding N-acetylglucosamine-1-phosphodiester alpha-N-acetylglucosaminidase isoform X1 encodes MAAPRGPGLFFKPALLGLLGVAWCSLGFGVSRDDDLLLPYPLARRRPSRDCARVHAGSPEQESWPPPPTNPGASHRAAVRTFVSHFEGRAVAGHLTRVADPLRTFSVLEPGGPGGCAQRRRATVEDTAVPAGCRVAQNGGFFRMGTGECLGNVVSDGRLVSSSGGLQNAQFGIRRDGTLVTGYLSEEDVLDTVNPFVQLLSGVVWLIRNGSIYINESQITECDETQETGSFSKFVNVMSARTAVGHDRKGQLILFHADGQTEQRGLNLWEMAEFLLKQDVVNAINLDGGGSATFVLNGTLASYPSDHWTTWLALTLILIFLLLISTAVNVSLLLGSRAERNRHLDGDYVYHPLQEVNGDALAAEKEQTEETCNPFKD; translated from the exons ATGGCGGCGCCCAGGGGGCCGGGGCTGTTCTTCAAACCCGCGCTGCTCGGTTTGCTTGGGGTGGCGTGGTGCAGCTTAGGCTTCGG GGTTTCCCGAGACGATGACCTGCTGCTGCCTTACCCACTCGCGCGCAGACGTCCCTCGCGGGACTGCGCCCGGGTGCACGCAGGCAGCCCagaacaggagagctggcctCCGCCACCCACGAACCCCGGCGCCAGCCACCGCGCGGCCGTGCGCACCTTTGTGTCGCACTTCGAGGGACGCGCGGTGGCCGGCCACCTGACGCGGGTGGCTGACCCCCTACGCACTTTCTCGGTGCTGGAGCCGGGAGGACCCGGAGGCTGCGCGCAGAGGCGTCGCGCTACTGTGGAGGACACAGCCGTCCCGGCCGGTTGCCGCGTCGCTCAGAACGGTGGCTTCTTCCGCATGGGGACTGGCGAGTGCTTGGGGAATGTGGTGAGCGACGGGCGGCTGGTGAGCAGCTCTGGGGGACTGCAGAACGCTCAGTTCGGTATCCGACGCGACGGGACCTTAGTCACCGG GTACCTGTCTGAGGAGGACGTCCTGGACACGGTGAACCCATTCGTGCAGCTACTGAGCGGAGTGGTATGGCTCATCCGTAATGGAAGCATCTACATCAACGAGAGCCAAATCACCGAGTGCGATGAGACGCAGGAGACAG GTTCTTTCAGCAAATTTGTGAACGTGATGTCAGCCAGGACAGCCGTGGGTCATGACCGTAAGGGGCAGCTTATACTCTTCCACGCGGACGGACAGACGGAGCAGCGTgg CCTCAACCTGTGGGAGATGGCAGAGTTCCTGCTGAAACAAGACGTGGTCAATGCCATCAACCTGGATGGAGGCGGTTCTGCCACCTTTGTGCTCAATGGGACCCTAGCCAGTTACCCCTCAGATCACTG GACCACGTGGCTGGCACTTACCCTCATCCTAATTTTCCTGCTGCTGATCAGCACGGCCGTCAACGTGTCCTTGCTCCTGGGCTCCAGGGCAGAGAGGAACCGGCACCTCGACGGGGACTACGTGTACCACCCACTGCAGGAGGTGAACGGGGACGCGCTGGCTGCAGAGAAGGAGCAAACAGAGGAAACTTGCAACCCCTTCAAGGACTGA